A region from the Medicago truncatula cultivar Jemalong A17 chromosome 6, MtrunA17r5.0-ANR, whole genome shotgun sequence genome encodes:
- the LOC11422260 gene encoding nuclear poly(A) polymerase 1: protein MGIPGMNNQSNGKQWLGITEPISLAGPTEEDVTKTHELEKYLQGAGLYESQQEAVGREEVLGRLDQIVKIWVKTISRAKGFNEQLVQEANAKIFTFGSYRLGVHGPGADIDTLCVGPRHATRDEDFFGELQKMLSEMEEVTELHPVPDAHVPVMKFKFNGVSVDLLYARLALWVIPEDLDISQESILQNVDEQTVLSLNGCRVTDQVLRLVPNIQNFRTTLRFMRFWAKRRGVYSNVAGFLGGINLALLVGRICQLYPNALPNMLVSRFFRVYTQWRWPNPVMLCAIEEGSLGLSVWDPRRNPRDRYHLMPIITPAYPCMNSTYNVTTSTLRIMSDEFKRGTEICEAMEASKADWDTLFEPYPFFEAYKNYLQIDITAENPDDLRQWKGWVESRLRQLTLKIEKYTYGMLQCHPYPGEFSDKSRSFHQCYFMGLQRKQGVPVSEGEQFDIRQTVEEFKHNVNAYTAWKPGMDIRVSHVKRRNIPNFIFPGGVRPSVPSRVNGENRRSSKSRVAGQSQSEKSQGGKAVVLGADDERKRKRLEDNNNSRVSKSSASVSPPNRNVPEDRNPFSATSSCSMKFDDSEVNSMGDQKSEKLCLKSVGEIPAGDSVTNGSATDNKQLDAPDTSNTKEEERLAIEHIMAGPYEAHQALTEEPDELEQDMGYRNQVNDNGGSVKSNNFDSSNPNPVVVEDQVISKETVCSTHSFCNGGLEELEPAELTAPLFCGIPAPVPQKKPLIRLNFTSLGKAVNKST, encoded by the exons ATGGGGATCCCTGGAATGAACAATCAGAGTAATGGAAAACAATGGTTAGGGATAACTGAGCCAATTTCATTGGCTGGACCAACTGAGGAAGATGTGACAAAGACTCATGAACTTGAAAAg TACTTGCAAGGCGCTGGATTGTATGAGAGTCAGCAGGAGGCAGTTGGTAGGGAGGAAGTGCTTGGCAGACTGGACCAG ATTGTGAAGATTTGGGTGAAAACCATTAGCAGGGCGAAGGGATTCAATGAACAACTGGTGCAAGAAGCAAATGCcaaaattttcacttttggcTCCTATCGGCTAGGG GTGCATGGTCCTGGAGCGGATATAGATACCCTTTGTGTAGGACCTAGACATGCAACCAGAGAT GAAGATTTCTTTGGTGAGCTACAGAAGATGCTATCTGAGATGGAGGAAGTAACTGAATTGCACCCTGTGCCTGATGCTCATGTCCCTGTGATGAAATTCAAGTTTAATGGAGTTTCTGTAGATCTCCTGTATGCAAGATTGGCATTGTGGGTTATTCCTGAA GACTTAGATATATCACAGGAATCAATATTACAAAATGTAGATGAACAAACTGTTCTCAGTCTCAACGGATGTAGAGTAACTGATCAAGTCTTGCGTTTAGTTCCAAATATTCAG AATTTTCGCACAACATTGAGGTTCATGAGGTTTTGGGCAAAGCGTCGTGGTGTTTATTCAAAT GTTGCTGGTTTTCTTGGTGGTATAAATCTGGCATTGCTTGTTGGTCGAATATGCCAGCTTTATCCTAACGCACTTCCAAATATGTTGGTGTCTCGGTTCTTTAGAGTATATACTCAGTGGCGATGGCCAAATCCAGTCATGCTTTGTGCTATTGAAGAAGGATCTCTTGGACTATCGGTTTGGGATCCTAGAAGAAATCCCCGAGATAGATATCATCTAATGCCAATAATTACTCCTGCTTATCCTTGCATGAATTCTACTTACAATGTGACAACTAGTACGCTGCGTATTATGTCAGACGAGTTCAAGAGGGGAACTGAAATATGCGAG GCTATGGAGGCTAGCAAAGCTGATTGGGATACTCTTTTTGAGCCGTACCCATTTTTTGAAGCTTACAAGAATTACCTACAAATAGACATAACAGCAGAGAATCCAGACGACCTTAGACAATGGAAAGGTTGGGTTGAGTCTCGTCTCCGCCAGTTGACATTGAAG ATTGAGAAGTACACTTATGGTATGCTTCAGTGTCACCCGTATCCTGGCGAATTTTCAGACAAATCTAGATCCTTCCACCAATGTTACTTTATGGGTCTGCAGCGTAAGCAAGGTGTTCCGGTAAGCGAAGGTGAACAGTTTGATATAAGGCAAACTGTAGAAGAATTCAAGCATAATGTAAACGCTTACACTGCATGGAAACCTGGAATGGACATCCGCGTCTCCCATGTGAAACGTCGTAACATACCAAACTTCATATTTCCTGGCGGTGTTCGACCTTCCGTCCCGTCTAGAGTAAACGGTGAGAATAGACGAAGTTCGAAATCAAGGGTTGCTGGTCAAAGTCAATCTGAAAAGTCTCAAGGAGGTAAAGCGGTTGTACTTGGAGCCGATGATGAAAGGAAGAGAAAGCGATTGGAGGATAATAATAACTCAAGGGTTTCAAAGTCCTCTGCATCTGTATCCCCTCCCAATAGGAATGTTCCTGAAGATAGAAATCCTTTTAGTGCTACTAGTTCTTGTTCTATGAAATTTGATGACTCTGAAGTCAATAGTATGGGTGATCAAAAGAGCGAGAAACTCTGTCTGAAATCGGTTGGTGAGATTCCTGCTGGTGATAGTGTAACCAATGGATCAGCGACGGATAACAAACAACttgatgctcctgatacatctaaCACTAAAGAAGAAGAACGTCTAGCCATCGAGCATATTATGGCTGGTCCGTATGAAGCGCATCAAGCTTTGACAGAAGAACCTGATGAGCTTGAACAAGATATGGGGTATAGAAATCAAGTCAATGATAATGGTGGAAGTGTGAAAAGCAACAATTTTGACTCTTCAAATCCAAATCCTGTGGTAGTGGAAGATCAAGTTATTTCAAAGGAAACCGTATGTTCAACTCATTCATTCTGTAATGGAGGCTTGGAGGAGCTTGAG